One part of the Acidobacteriota bacterium genome encodes these proteins:
- a CDS encoding protein phosphatase 2C domain-containing protein, with amino-acid sequence MHILSAASTDPGLRRESNEDSFSLRPTLGLFVVADGMGGHAAGEVASHIAVDAIEAYVEHTAGQCDQATWPFGYNPALGIDGNRLSSAFRLANRQIQQRTTDDAALRGMATTAVALLVAQPPAASGEAQILPALVAHVGDSRAYVWREGRLEQITRDHSWVEEQIATGAMTDEDARRHPWRNLVTRALAGAEDPDVEITPIALEPGDRILLCSDGLSTPVPDSAIAAIMARTPHGDPGPLCSTLIEAANAAGGPDNITVVIVDVTAP; translated from the coding sequence ATGCACATTCTGTCCGCTGCCTCGACCGATCCCGGTCTTCGTCGCGAATCAAACGAAGACAGCTTCAGCCTCCGTCCAACGCTTGGCCTCTTTGTCGTCGCCGACGGCATGGGTGGCCATGCCGCGGGCGAGGTGGCGTCGCACATCGCGGTTGACGCGATTGAGGCGTATGTCGAACACACCGCGGGGCAGTGCGATCAGGCCACGTGGCCGTTCGGCTACAACCCGGCTCTTGGCATCGACGGCAACCGGCTGTCGTCGGCGTTCAGACTCGCCAACAGGCAGATCCAGCAACGGACAACAGATGACGCCGCGCTGCGCGGGATGGCGACCACGGCCGTTGCCCTGCTGGTCGCGCAACCACCAGCGGCGTCCGGCGAGGCCCAGATCCTGCCGGCACTCGTGGCGCATGTGGGAGATAGTCGTGCGTACGTATGGCGCGAGGGTCGGCTTGAACAGATCACGCGCGATCATTCCTGGGTCGAGGAGCAGATCGCGACGGGAGCGATGACAGACGAGGACGCGCGGCGGCATCCGTGGCGCAACCTGGTGACGCGCGCGCTGGCTGGCGCCGAGGATCCAGATGTCGAGATCACGCCGATCGCGTTGGAGCCAGGAGATCGAATCCTGCTCTGCAGCGACGGCCTCTCGACGCCCGTGCCCGATTCGGCGATCGCCGCCATCATGGCGCGCACACCGCACGGCGACCCGGGCCCGCTGTGTTCGACGCTTATCGAGGCAGCCAACGCCGCCGGCGGCCCCGACAACATTACGGTCGTGATTGTGGATGTGACGGCACCGTAG
- the atpG gene encoding ATP synthase F1 subunit gamma, producing MPSLIDLRRRIRAVKSTQQITKAMKMIAASRLRKSQDRILNARPFSNEMLRVLRGLAARTDPSAHPLLAVREEKSALIIIVTADKGLCGSFNTNIMKAAGHVLLGDPSRAVTLGLVGRKGRDFFRRRGYDVRYERVSLFQRLNFEDAREIADLAAAQFVEEKVDAVYLVYNEFKSVLQQRVVTEQLLPIPRERLDDEAPAARVDYLYEPNEKALLEQLLPAYVRTHVWRVLLESGAAENAARMTAMDAATKNATEMMDDLTLYMNKVRQAAITREIIEVVSGAQAL from the coding sequence ATGCCATCGTTAATTGACCTCCGTCGCCGGATCCGCGCCGTCAAGTCGACGCAGCAGATCACCAAGGCGATGAAAATGATCGCCGCCTCGCGACTGCGCAAGTCGCAGGATCGCATCCTGAACGCGCGGCCGTTCTCCAACGAGATGCTGCGCGTGCTGCGCGGTCTGGCGGCGCGCACCGACCCGTCGGCGCACCCGTTGCTCGCCGTGCGCGAAGAGAAGTCGGCGCTCATCATCATCGTCACGGCCGACAAGGGTCTCTGCGGCAGCTTCAATACGAACATCATGAAGGCCGCCGGACACGTTCTGCTTGGCGATCCATCGCGCGCGGTGACGCTGGGGTTGGTGGGCCGCAAGGGCCGCGACTTCTTCCGTCGCCGTGGCTACGACGTGAGATACGAACGGGTAAGCCTGTTCCAGCGTCTTAACTTCGAGGATGCGCGCGAAATCGCGGACCTGGCGGCCGCGCAGTTCGTCGAGGAGAAGGTGGACGCGGTCTACCTGGTCTACAACGAGTTCAAGTCGGTCCTCCAGCAGCGCGTAGTGACGGAGCAGTTGCTGCCCATCCCACGCGAGCGCCTGGATGACGAGGCGCCGGCCGCGCGGGTGGATTATCTGTACGAGCCCAACGAGAAAGCGCTGCTCGAACAACTGTTGCCCGCGTACGTGCGGACGCACGTATGGCGCGTGCTGCTCGAATCGGGCGCGGCCGAGAATGCGGCGCGGATGACGGCGATGGACGCGGCCACGAAGAACGCGACAGAGATGATGGACGACCTGACGCTCTATATGAACAAGGTCAGGCAGGCGGCCATTACGCGGGAGATCATCGAGGTGGTGTCGGGCGCGCAGGCGTTATAA
- a CDS encoding F0F1 ATP synthase subunit epsilon: MSLPSHLTLEIVTPDRAIAHEEVDEVQLPGTEGYLGILPGHTPLLTGLRVGQMWYRKGTEKHYLSIAFGFAEVLPDRVRLLAQFAERAEEIDLRRAEEAKRRAEDKIQAARTGASDIDMERARVALIKAISRLQVATKARTRF, encoded by the coding sequence ATGTCGTTACCCTCGCATTTGACGCTCGAGATCGTGACGCCCGACCGCGCCATTGCCCACGAGGAGGTGGACGAGGTGCAGTTGCCGGGCACGGAAGGCTATCTCGGCATTCTCCCGGGCCACACACCGCTGCTGACGGGTCTGCGCGTCGGTCAGATGTGGTACCGGAAGGGCACCGAGAAGCACTACCTGTCGATTGCCTTCGGGTTCGCCGAGGTGTTGCCCGACCGCGTCAGGTTGCTGGCCCAGTTCGCGGAGCGCGCCGAGGAGATCGACTTGCGGCGAGCCGAAGAGGCGAAGCGCCGGGCCGAAGACAAAATCCAGGCGGCGCGAACAGGGGCATCGGATATCGACATGGAGCGTGCCCGCGTCGCATTGATAAAGGCGATCAGCCGACTTCAGGTGGCGACAAAGGCACGAACCAGGTTCTGA
- the atpD gene encoding F0F1 ATP synthase subunit beta yields the protein MSTVATQREGRIVQIIGPVVDVEFPGGDLPPIYNALHILAEVEGRKFDIIVEVEQHLGEGRVRTVAMKPTDGLQRGMKVVDTGAPITMPVGPQTLGRVLNVLGEPVDFPDQPVLSAERWPIHRSAPTLEEQSTELQMFETGIKVVDLLEPYLRGGKIGLFGGAGVGKTVIIMELIHNIAMQHGGVSVFAGVGERTREGNDLWIEMQEGGVIKAGVPEESRAALVYGQMTEPPGARLRVALSALTVAEYFRDAEGKDVLLFIDNIFRFTQAGSEVSALLGRMPSAVGYQPTLATEMGELQERITSTKKGSITSVQAIYVPADDYTDPAPATTFAHLDATTNLSRAIVELGIYPAVDPLASTSRILDPHVIGWEHYNVARQVKQVLQRYKDLQDIIAILGIDELSEDDKLIVGRARKIQRFLSQPFHVAEQFTGLTGKYVPVKETIRGFKEIVDGKHDALPEQAFYLVGTIEEAVAKAEQMKTS from the coding sequence ATGAGTACAGTCGCAACCCAACGTGAAGGCCGCATCGTCCAAATAATCGGGCCGGTCGTCGATGTCGAGTTCCCGGGAGGCGATCTGCCCCCCATCTATAACGCGCTGCACATCCTGGCCGAAGTCGAAGGTCGGAAGTTCGACATCATCGTCGAGGTCGAGCAGCACCTGGGCGAGGGGCGCGTGAGAACCGTCGCCATGAAGCCGACCGACGGCCTGCAGCGCGGCATGAAGGTCGTGGATACGGGCGCCCCCATCACCATGCCCGTCGGCCCCCAGACGCTCGGTCGCGTGCTGAACGTGCTCGGCGAGCCGGTCGATTTTCCAGACCAGCCGGTGCTCTCGGCCGAACGCTGGCCAATTCACCGATCGGCGCCAACGCTCGAAGAGCAGTCGACCGAATTGCAGATGTTCGAGACGGGCATCAAGGTCGTCGACCTGCTCGAGCCATATTTGCGCGGTGGGAAAATCGGGTTGTTTGGCGGCGCGGGCGTCGGCAAGACCGTCATCATCATGGAACTCATCCACAACATTGCCATGCAGCACGGTGGTGTGTCGGTCTTCGCGGGCGTCGGCGAACGGACGCGCGAAGGAAACGACCTGTGGATCGAGATGCAGGAAGGCGGCGTCATCAAAGCTGGCGTGCCCGAAGAATCGCGCGCGGCGCTGGTCTACGGCCAGATGACCGAACCGCCGGGCGCGCGTCTCCGCGTCGCTCTGTCGGCGCTGACGGTGGCAGAGTACTTCCGCGACGCCGAAGGCAAGGACGTGCTCCTCTTCATCGACAATATCTTCCGCTTCACGCAAGCCGGATCGGAAGTGTCCGCGCTGCTCGGCCGCATGCCGTCCGCCGTCGGCTACCAGCCCACACTCGCCACCGAAATGGGCGAACTGCAGGAGCGAATCACTTCGACGAAGAAGGGATCGATCACGTCAGTGCAGGCGATTTACGTGCCGGCCGACGACTACACGGATCCTGCGCCGGCGACGACGTTCGCGCACCTCGATGCGACGACAAATCTCTCGCGCGCGATTGTCGAATTGGGCATCTACCCGGCGGTCGATCCGCTCGCGTCGACCTCGCGCATCCTCGATCCCCACGTCATTGGATGGGAACACTACAACGTGGCGCGCCAGGTGAAGCAGGTGTTGCAGCGGTACAAGGACCTGCAGGACATCATTGCGATTCTCGGTATCGACGAACTCTCGGAAGACGACAAGCTCATCGTGGGCCGCGCGCGCAAGATCCAGCGGTTCCTGTCGCAGCCGTTCCACGTCGCCGAGCAGTTCACCGGCCTCACGGGTAAGTACGTGCCGGTGAAGGAGACGATCAGGGGCTTCAAGGAGATCGTCGACGGCAAGCACGACGCGCTGCCGGAACAGGCGTTCTACCTGGTTGGCACCATCGAGGAGGCCGTCGCGAAGGCCGAGCAGATGAAGACGTCATAA
- a CDS encoding ABC transporter permease: protein MLKNLTNLLKYRQLIQSLVARELKARYRASVLGFFWSFINPLLLLLIYTFVFSYVLVSRQPDMNPYPLFLFCGILPWTWFSSSLLESSNVLIAGGNLIKKVMFPAEVLPIVTVLANMVHFLLALPILVVFLICYQAPLQWSEVVWFPVVVLVQLILTLGLALIVSALTVHFRDFKDVLSNLMTFWFFATPIIYSMNGAPPIMKTVLNLNPFTHLAVSYQEILFFPGDFGHWKWLLALGAASVLLFFVGYFMFDRLRDSFAEEV from the coding sequence GTGCTGAAAAACCTCACAAACCTGCTGAAGTATCGGCAGCTCATCCAGAGCCTGGTGGCACGCGAGCTGAAAGCGCGCTACAGAGCGTCGGTGCTGGGCTTCTTCTGGTCGTTTATCAACCCCTTACTGCTGCTGCTCATCTATACGTTCGTGTTTTCGTACGTCCTGGTGTCGCGGCAACCGGATATGAACCCGTACCCGTTGTTCCTGTTCTGCGGCATTCTCCCGTGGACGTGGTTCTCCTCGTCTCTTCTGGAGTCTTCAAACGTCCTCATCGCTGGCGGGAACCTCATCAAGAAAGTCATGTTTCCGGCCGAAGTGCTCCCCATCGTCACCGTTCTGGCGAACATGGTGCACTTCCTGCTGGCGCTGCCGATCCTCGTCGTGTTCCTGATCTGCTACCAGGCGCCGCTGCAATGGTCGGAGGTCGTGTGGTTCCCCGTCGTCGTGCTGGTGCAGTTGATCCTGACGCTCGGACTCGCGCTCATCGTGTCGGCGCTCACCGTGCACTTTCGCGACTTCAAGGACGTCCTGTCGAACCTGATGACATTCTGGTTCTTCGCGACGCCCATCATCTACTCGATGAACGGCGCGCCGCCGATCATGAAGACGGTGCTGAATCTGAATCCGTTCACGCACCTGGCGGTCTCGTACCAGGAAATCCTGTTTTTTCCTGGGGATTTCGGCCACTGGAAGTGGTTGCTCGCGTTGGGCGCGGCGTCGGTGTTGTTGTTCTTTGTAGGCTACTTCATGTTTGATCGACTCAGGGATTCGTTCGCCGAAGAAGTATGA